tcctctttctcttctcttttctttttcttctccttcacCCATCACCATGTCTATAGCCTCCTTGACATTCTCCCTCTTTACCATCACCCCAAAATTCTCTTCCTCCCCCAAGTGTATAACCACCTTAGCTCCCACTCTTACACCAATCTCCAATACCTGTACaataagtttctcattaaaaaactGTTCAGCAAACAAGGGCCAAGTTATCATTGGGATGCCAGCAGAAATCCCCTCCAGTGTTGAATTCCAACCACAATGAGTCAAGAACCCACCAATTGCTGGATGCGATAGTATTAGTACTTGTGGTGCCCAACCCCGGATCAAGAACCCTCTTCCTTTCACTCTTTCTTCAAAGCCATCTTCCAATAACCATTTCTccatttcttctcttttatatcCACCTCTTATTACCCAAATGAATGGCTTTTTCGATTTTTCCAAGCCTAAACCAAGCTCTATCAATTGTGGAGGTGTAAGGCGACTAAGGCTTCCTAGACATGCATATATTACAGAACCTGGTGCCCATGAATCAAGCCACTTCAAGCACTGGTTTTCATCTATGGAGGCCTTGTTACCCCTCTGGGCCTTGTCCAAGCTCTCCTTGTTGCATAGAGACACTGGACCAACGCACCATATCTTTTCTCCTTTTGCCTTTCGGTATTCCTGGACATATGCTGGTTCCAACTCTTCGAAACTGTTAACTAGCAGTCCATATGCTCCTGCTTCAGCTTCTCTCACCTTTTCACGAAAACCAATCAGATCTTTATTTAAGCCTGGATTGAAGTTCCCAGGTAGCTGAGCTTTTGTGAATTCAATTTGATCTGGCAACCCGGGGACGACAAAAGGTTGTGAATTAGAAACACTCTCGCAGACCTTGGAAACGTGTAAATTGTGAGTGCACAAGAGATGGAAACAGTTTGTCCCATCGAACAAAATCCTTGGAACATGAAACTTGTTTGCAGTCTCAGCTGTCCATGGTAAGTGCTTATCAGATATTATGCAGGATGGAGAGGGGTTGAGCTCTTCAAACAACTGCTCTAGCGGTTGCTGCAACAAGCTCATCCCTGTCATAAAACTTTTGGTAAAGCTTGGTGAAGGTAGAGAGTCTATGCTTTCACTTCCTTCTGGCAAACCAACCTCAGCATATGGAAATTGAAGTTCAGCAATTCTGATGGGTAGCCCAGATTGAACAGCTCGATCTATGGTGGTTTTAATACGGATGGCATTGAGTGGTGTGGTGATTATGGTGACAGCTACATTACGCTGTGCCAATATTTTGGCTATGTCAGACATAGGTATAAGGTGGCCCTGCGCAAATAATGGTATCAATACAAAGTGGAGCTGGTGAGGTGGTGAAGCCATCGTTAAATTTGCTACTTTGGGAGAGATTAATGATGAATACGATATATGAAGCTCTTAAAATTctgttttatataattttatagtgCCTCTGATGTAgtgtctctttcttcttttggtttggGCTTTGTGCCAGTGACGTAAGAGCATACATAGGCTTATAAAGACTAATTGCACAATGATCTAGGGAATATGGActtattgtcatttttttagatttttttattctttgtttaaCCTTAAGATTAGAATGCAACACATCTGTTCTtatagaattataaaaataaaagaatgctttcataaaaaataaataaataaataaaagaatgctttcataaaagtaattaaataaatgCTTTTAGGACTCCCTCCCATGGCCAAAAGTTAGCTTATGAAGGTGTAGATGTCTGTGGGAGATTTATTAGACTTTGCACTTTGGTGGTGATTTGAACTGGGTGCGAATGGATTGAGGAGCACCCTCAGTTCATTGAGAGTGCTATCTTATCTGATGTATTCATTGTCTTTCTCTTCTTCCTGATTGAAAAGACATACAACTTTCTCAGATAAAGAAAGACAGCACTGCAATTACACAGCTATTCACATTTTGTTGCTTCCCAGAAAAATGACAATATGAGGGACAAATTCTAGGACACCTCAGTTGGAACTTGGAATTGCTCTAGCACCAAAACTTTTGTACTAGTTTACCCCAAAAAACTTTTGTACTATCATTTTTGTCACACCACTGTTTTGTATCCACTCGCGTCAGTATAAAagtttatgttttctttttggtttaaatttttttttttttcattttatatgactattgactaatttttttgaaaattagcaTTATATCTCTGCGATGCACgacttaattaaaatttatatgtaaataattattttattaatttacttaaaataaaaaataaaaataaataaatattttacttttaagttaccCAATAAATACATGTTGTGTGAGACTAAAGTATcataaaatgcatatatatatataatgattttcaataatacattgaactttaaaactcaattaatcacatatatttaaatgaaaaacaattgaatttaatagttaaaaactATCCAAAAACAATAATGAAATCATGTTTAAGAAGAAacctcaattcaataattaagaatAATCTAAatcaccaccgcacacccttggtgagatggtcactccacaagtacaagtgcttgtggagtgtggggggcaagggtcggggttcaagtcttcaggatagagcttcacacacatatacacttaaattaggctagaatagaattctattttgtataaaaaaaaatctaaattattaaacatttaaaaattcgAAGTAAAGAGACTCatatgaaaatttaatttttgtccttGGAAGCATGTAAGAAGACATTGAAACTTGAGTAAGTTTCACCCTACCAAGTTTAAGTCTTATGCGTTGCACGCtacatgtgtgtatatatacatgaaaaattatttgaatttaacatttattgtaaaatagagGTGGTGTAGTCTTACTCCTGTCTAGCTACTTCTTATTATAATCCCTTTGTTTTGCAGGGAAAGAGAGAAACGCttcttttaaagataaaaaaagttagcatataatatataataactaagaTATTAATCTTTGGAAGTGGTATCTCATATAAATTAGTATTTCAATTGTGGGTTTTAGTAATTAGAAGTTAGCGCATAGtagttaataattagaaaattactttgaaatttatttaaaccaatcccttaaaaaaatttagtagagTTTAAATCACGTTAATAAATTATctctttattcaatttttttttttttttaatcatgttaACAAAAAGTTActgataaaactattattagtaAACATTTCTTAGACTTATCTATTagctttgttgccaaatttatataaactcttttattttattttatttctttttttaagaatataacacaaccaaaaacctataaacaacaatttacattcaatataaaGAATGTAATCAAacttattcataatttaaaattaagaaattaacacaaattataaattaagatataaatttagaaaaaaaaaaaagaataaatctgTTTGTTTTCTCTATCACTTTGAGAGATGAAAGTATGAGTATGTaactaaaacctaaaaaaattattgtagaaaataataaatgagtgcaaaagtttaatattataaattggGTTAAAACGTATGTgagaagtttttattaattttttgaagttaaagaaaaatagcttaaacaaaatgaaaaaataataatgaagaaagaatGCATATCTGTTACGGGATTTAGGCATTCACATATTGGAATAAAATTCACTtcaaaaaggatatatatatatatatatatatatatatatatatatatataggtagagtttcatttgatatataatttaaattcaactggaattaagatttctaatcaatttgTTTGTTGCTATCTCATAAATCCCATAAAAAGTGGAATAAAAAAAGTTCATATGTACagacagaaaaaagaaaacatttttttttatggaaaaaaggaaacttatcttttataaccaaaaaaaaaaaaaaaaaaacgttttttttttatatggaagAACAAAcgtttattatatatagatacttttttttggagaagaaagagaaggtgTTTACATTAAACTTAAATACTTTTTAccttatttacaattttttttttaactttattcaaataaaaaaaagttggtaaATCTATATGAACAATAATTATCTAATAAAAAGTCACGTGTGAATAGTTAAGGCTTATAAGGCATGAGTGGGGCGCATCTTTCTTCGATGTGACAGTAAGTCTCAAAAACTGCTCATGTCGCTTGAAGGAACAAAGCCGTGCGAGTCCTTCGGCCCCAGAGCGGACAAATTGCTTGCGGATTTGGAATAAATCCTCCCCCACAATAGGGACAAGAAAAAAAACTGCTATTAATTTGTTAACTAGTGCCTTAAGTGGCATGTTGAAGATGCATTTAATGCACAATTAAAtgttctttttatatatttttaaaaaattaatcatattgAACAAATATATCTATATTTACTATCTATAAGAGGATTCACTTATTTGAATTGAACTTTTATGTGATTCAAAAATACcctaaattttacatttaacaGGAAAAAAACTAAGGACAACTTGGtaaaatatatctttaactccacttaaaatgcTTACAAAATAAGATACTCTCTTACTAATCTatgtcttcaaaacaaacttatccaatataatatatatatatatatatatatatatatatatatatatatatatatatatataaaggaaaattatgacactagagaaaaaaaataaaaaaagtctcATTGCACGCGCAAAGCGCGTGTGATAAAGCTagagtgtgtgtgtattttaaCTACGTTGAATTTTGTATGTACAaaccaatgattttttttcccaaaaaatgcgtattacattttttttttatggataagaTAGAGTTTCAATATAATGTTCACTTCTTGGTGATTGCAATTTATTATTAAACCAACTAGCTAATACACcgattgatttttggtgtagattAGATTCaatagatctcttattcaatagCAAAAGACTTTAATAATTAAGTTAACTGAAACTCATTTCATAATCAATTATTACCTCTATCCCAACAATATTGTTGGTctaatttataaaatccaattttaacAAGAAAATCATGCCTCTATTTTCAACATACATCAAAAGGTCActtcttcttattattgtttttaaaaatgataaaatcaactaaattatttatatttataggtcataaattttgatactatttttatagcaaatataaaaaactgtcaaTAACATTTATTGTAACATTTCCCATATTTATATacttaatttttacaattttcacaTTCATAGATGAACATCTCTTTTAAAAATTccataaaatattaacaaatgtATATATGAACAAACAGTTTTGCGAGTCTCATGAATACTAGTTCACACTAATACGCATGGCCAGAGATCGATGCGAGGTCAAAGAcatgattatatttttataatagcaaaatgttaaaaaagaGGTCAAagatatgattatgtttttgtAATAGCAAAATGTGACTTTCCAAATTAATATGACCGCACAGCTACTGAATTCTCAGTGGGTAGAGCCTAATCCATATTGCAAACACTACCCAAGCATGGGAGAAAGAAATCTTCAAAAGACTTATCATCAATTGTCTTGGACGTGGCGGattcatgaaattttttcaGGGGGGGCCAACCTAAAATATAACAgtactctttttaaaaaaattactcaaaataaatacttcatttcattaaattatttttaacatgACAACATTGTGTTGTAAGTTATTTCaatgtattaaaataatttgtaatggATTTTGAATTTATCAAGAATTACCATCTAAGGAAGcaatatatatcaatttatttaagtttaaatCTTTGAACCTTTTTAAGGgtttaatatctaaaatttcattatttgggaaaaaaattgagCTATAGCTTTTAGATTTTAAACCTATTTTTTCTCTTGTGGGTATTTTTCCATTACAGTAATTTGAAACctatataattgaattttataaacTAGTTAcataactaattaaaaaaataaaattgaacaaCCCAGTGAAAACTGCCATATCTAAGTAcccaataccaaaaaaaatctccatttattgtcaaatataaatatataagttCTTATCTAATTATACTTAAAACTCAATCCATCATTTCAAATCTAAATACTGAACCTATTATAAATAACACTATTATatcttatattataataaattatgcAATGTAATAGACAATAGACACTCAAcaaacatatattatattattattttggacgGTCAAACAAGCTGGACAATTGTGTTACATCCAGGCgtggctctaggaattttgCACAGGGTGTTCCTTAAGAAgaataaattacacaatctaataaaaagagaaattcatatattgacaacaataacaataaaaaaaatacgcaaatatataaaatttacaattgccttctatgaattttcatattttgaaatcgttgcatgatagtctcattatcaatgttacaaactacatctctttcaatatacacaatcaaacaatcattcatccactgattTTCCATTCGATTGTGCtattcattctttatatatttcattgctgaaaaacttctttctactgTTGCAATAACGATAGGAAGGGTCAAAACTAACTTTACAAGCAAATAGACTAATGAATAAGTCTCATGCTTCCCTGTGTTCACTAACTTTTTAGCAAGTTCACTAACTCCTTGAAGCTCTAAAAATGTAATTCTGAAGTTGAAAGTCAAGTATCGAGATATTTATTCCAAGAAAATCAGATCGATAGAACTTTGCTAGACGTATCaacttttccttatcaaaaaCCACAAATGAATCACTTGGATTCAAGCAAGTCATACAAAGTAGCAAATCGGTATTTGCCTCTGAAAAACGGTTGTTAACCTCTTGAAGTTGCATATCTATGACTGTGTAGAATAGCTCAACAATAAtaatgtaaatttgtattttgttgggtGTTGTATCGCGGCCTCCcactaactacaaatatttcatccatgttcaaGATAGGAATATCATGTGTGGTACAAAATGAAGACACTTcagttaataaaaatattaattcatcATCTCTTATCACTTGTAATCGTTGCTTAGACTCTTTAACAAGATCCATAGTATTtactatatcttgattttttttttttttttttgcaatgctattgacaactcatttgtgatccctaaaatgttttttatcaagtgtagagcaaagacaaattcaaaagatagaattgacCTCATAATAGATCGAGCTTCAACTTTTTGGTTGGAGAGGTcatcttcttcaataatctcaaGTACATCAACAACAGCagagaacatcaaaatcaagttgaaAATAGTCCCATAATATGACCCCCAACGTGTATCACTAGGACGTTTAAAAtttgtctcttg
This genomic stretch from Castanea sativa cultivar Marrone di Chiusa Pesio chromosome 9, ASM4071231v1 harbors:
- the LOC142610060 gene encoding UDP-glycosyltransferase 73C4-like, whose translation is MASPPHQLHFVLIPLFAQGHLIPMSDIAKILAQRNVAVTIITTPLNAIRIKTTIDRAVQSGLPIRIAELQFPYAEVGLPEGSESIDSLPSPSFTKSFMTGMSLLQQPLEQLFEELNPSPSCIISDKHLPWTAETANKFHVPRILFDGTNCFHLLCTHNLHVSKVCESVSNSQPFVVPGLPDQIEFTKAQLPGNFNPGLNKDLIGFREKVREAEAGAYGLLVNSFEELEPAYVQEYRKAKGEKIWCVGPVSLCNKESLDKAQRGNKASIDENQCLKWLDSWAPGSVIYACLGSLSRLTPPQLIELGLGLEKSKKPFIWVIRGGYKREEMEKWLLEDGFEERVKGRGFLIRGWAPQVLILSHPAIGGFLTHCGWNSTLEGISAGIPMITWPLFAEQFFNEKLIVQVLEIGVRVGAKVVIHLGEEENFGVMVKRENVKEAIDMVMGEGEEKEKRRERGRKLAEMANEAIEEGGSSYLNITLLLEDIMQQAKKKSSY